A genomic region of Pseudomonadota bacterium contains the following coding sequences:
- the mnmA gene encoding tRNA 2-thiouridine(34) synthase MnmA, translating into MEPRSGETVVVAMSGGVDSSAAAGLLVRRGCRVLGATLVMAEDGERREAEAARAVARALGAEHRTVDCAAAFLEEVLEPAWREYDRGRTPNPCVVCNSRIKLRMLAALADEVGAERIATGHYARTGPDPDGRGTALLRGADTDKDQSYFLHRLGDDQLRRVLFPLGGLRKPEVRALARDLRLANADRAESQDACVAQDGPGLAEALRRRLGGRARAGEIVGPDGRRLGRHDGLHRFTVGQRKGLGVALGGRAYVCRVEADSGRVVLSGDPADLESVGLEASGFRWLGGIAPADRFRCEAQIRYRHRAAPATALLGPSGSLRVLFDAKVRAVAPGQAVVLYRGDRVLGGGWIERGLREGRS; encoded by the coding sequence TTGGAGCCGAGATCCGGCGAGACGGTCGTCGTCGCGATGAGCGGCGGGGTGGACTCGAGCGCGGCGGCCGGGCTGCTCGTGCGGCGCGGCTGTCGCGTCCTCGGCGCGACGCTCGTGATGGCGGAGGACGGCGAACGCCGCGAGGCCGAGGCGGCGCGCGCGGTCGCCCGGGCGCTCGGCGCGGAGCACAGGACCGTCGACTGCGCGGCAGCGTTCCTCGAGGAGGTGCTCGAGCCCGCGTGGCGCGAGTACGACAGGGGGCGCACGCCGAACCCGTGCGTCGTCTGCAACAGCCGGATCAAGCTGCGGATGCTCGCCGCGCTCGCGGACGAGGTCGGCGCGGAGCGGATAGCGACCGGCCACTACGCTCGAACCGGGCCCGATCCCGACGGGCGGGGCACGGCGCTCCTCCGGGGCGCCGACACGGACAAGGACCAGTCGTACTTCCTGCACCGCCTGGGCGACGACCAGCTGCGGCGCGTGCTCTTCCCGCTCGGCGGGCTCCGGAAGCCCGAGGTCCGGGCGCTCGCCCGCGACTTGAGGCTCGCGAACGCCGACCGGGCCGAAAGCCAGGACGCGTGCGTCGCGCAGGACGGGCCGGGGCTCGCGGAGGCGCTGCGGCGGAGGCTCGGCGGCCGCGCGCGCGCCGGCGAGATCGTGGGGCCGGACGGCCGTCGCCTCGGGCGGCACGACGGTCTCCACCGCTTCACCGTCGGGCAGCGCAAGGGGCTCGGGGTCGCCCTCGGCGGGCGCGCCTACGTGTGCCGCGTCGAGGCCGATTCCGGGCGCGTCGTGCTGTCGGGAGATCCCGCGGATCTCGAGAGCGTGGGCCTCGAGGCGAGCGGCTTCCGCTGGTTGGGCGGCATTGCGCCGGCGGATCGGTTCCGCTGCGAGGCGCAGATCCGCTACCGCCACCGCGCCGCGCCGGCGACCGCGCTGCTCGGCCCGTCCGGCTCGCTGCGCGTCCTCTTCGACGCGAAGGTGCG